From Candidatus Bathyarchaeota archaeon:
TATAACGGAATAAAAATTTTTGACGAGAATGGCATGGCTTACGATGAAAGAAGCCAAGAAGAAATAGAGCAAATACTCGAACATGAAGCTTTCTGCCTAGCAGATTGGCATGAACTAAGCGAACCTTCTCCCATGAATGAAAGCTGCCTATACATTGACATGATATGCGAAAATGTGAAGCTTAACCGTGAGTGGCGTGTTGTCGTCGATCCTGGAGGCGGCGCAACATACCAAATAGCACCGGCAGTCTTTAAGCGTTTAGGCTGTAGGCTTACAACAGTGAATGCCCAGCCCGATGGATTTTTTACTGGAAGAAGCCCAGAGCCGAATGCGGAGTCTCTTCAAGCCCTAGCTAAAATTGTGAAAGAGCTTGGCGCAGACGTTGGGGTGGCATACGACGGCGATGGTGACAGAGCAGCCTTCATCGACGACAAAGGCGCCTTTGTAGATTTCGACAAGGTTTTAGCCGCTTACGCAGCGCATGTCGTAAAAAACACGCTTAAAAAGCAAAGGATCATAGTTACAAATGTTGAAGCTTCCATGTGTGTTGAAAAAGCCGTGGAGGCTTTAGGCGGAGAAGTCATCAGAACAAAGGTTGGAGACGTGTATGTTGCCCAAGCTGTGAAAAAGTTTGATGCTGTTTTTGGCGGGGAGCCTTGCGGGGCGTGGATACACCCTCAGCATCATTACTGTCCAGACGGAATACTTTCTTCGACGCTTCTATTGAAGGCTTTAGAGGAGGAAGACAAAAGCCTCTCAGATTTTGTCTCTGAGATCCCAACCTATCCAGTCTTGAGGAAAAACATTCCATGTCCAAATAGTATAAAATATGCTGTTGTCGAAAGAGCGGAAAACCTTCTGAAAGCCCATTTTCCAAAATACAAAAGTATTTCGACGGTTGACGGAGTTCGCTTAGCCCTTGAAGATGGCTGGGTTTTAGTTAGAGCCTCCGGCACCGAGCCTCTTATACGTTTAACAGTCGAGGGTGAATCTTTAAAAGTTACCAGAGAAATAATGGAGGAGACTACAAGCCTTATAGTGGAAGTTATGGAGAGTTTTAGTAAATGAAGGCTGTAGTTTTAGCTGCTGGTGAAGGAATACGTCTTCGGCCATTAACTTTTACGCGTCCAAAACCCATGCTGAGTGTTGGCGGAAAACCAGTCCTCCAGCATTGTTTA
This genomic window contains:
- the glmM gene encoding phosphoglucosamine mutase, which produces MRLFGSSGLRGLVNVDLTPVLAVKVGLAVGTLSRGRRVFVAKDTRTSGLMLENALVAGLLACGAKVCCFDVLPTPVLAYLAKKLNAYVGIMITASHNPPQYNGIKIFDENGMAYDERSQEEIEQILEHEAFCLADWHELSEPSPMNESCLYIDMICENVKLNREWRVVVDPGGGATYQIAPAVFKRLGCRLTTVNAQPDGFFTGRSPEPNAESLQALAKIVKELGADVGVAYDGDGDRAAFIDDKGAFVDFDKVLAAYAAHVVKNTLKKQRIIVTNVEASMCVEKAVEALGGEVIRTKVGDVYVAQAVKKFDAVFGGEPCGAWIHPQHHYCPDGILSSTLLLKALEEEDKSLSDFVSEIPTYPVLRKNIPCPNSIKYAVVERAENLLKAHFPKYKSISTVDGVRLALEDGWVLVRASGTEPLIRLTVEGESLKVTREIMEETTSLIVEVMESFSK